One segment of Nostoc flagelliforme CCNUN1 DNA contains the following:
- a CDS encoding glycosyltransferase family 4 protein gives MHILIYSYNYHPEPIGIAPLMTELAEGLVKRGHQVRVITGMPNYPQREIYHEYRGKWYVTEQTNGVTIQRSYLRIKSKPNLIDRLLLELSFVFTSLPQAFKGGRPDVIILTVPPLFGTLPVTIFGWLYNCPVVLNVQDILPDAAVRIGLLKNKWMIRTLAALEKFAYRSAHTISVIADGFRENLVNKGVPVNKIVCIPNWVNVNFICPLPKHNNSWISSHQLDGKFVVLYSGNIALTQGLETVIEAAICLRHIKEIVFVIVGESIALQRLQKYCLLNGADNVLLLPLQPREKLPEMLAASDVGLIVQKRNVISFNMPSKIPLLLASGRPIVGSVPATGTAAKAIKLSGGGIIVEPESPDAMATAVHDLYVNPTLGARLGNAGRQFAEENYSFEQALNRYEGLLSHIVANRKSTIGNLPKLNSKKSVVDG, from the coding sequence ATGCACATACTGATTTATTCCTACAACTATCATCCAGAGCCGATTGGTATTGCTCCGTTAATGACTGAATTAGCAGAAGGACTAGTAAAGCGAGGTCACCAAGTGCGGGTAATTACGGGAATGCCCAACTATCCTCAGCGCGAAATTTACCATGAGTATCGGGGTAAGTGGTACGTTACTGAACAAACAAATGGCGTCACGATTCAACGAAGTTACCTGCGAATTAAGTCTAAACCTAATCTTATAGATAGGCTATTACTAGAGTTGAGCTTTGTTTTCACGAGCTTACCCCAAGCCTTTAAAGGCGGACGCCCGGATGTGATTATTTTAACAGTTCCGCCTCTTTTCGGTACTTTACCAGTAACAATATTTGGTTGGTTATACAACTGCCCAGTAGTTCTGAATGTGCAAGATATTCTACCAGATGCTGCGGTACGGATCGGGCTATTGAAGAACAAGTGGATGATCCGAACTCTTGCAGCCCTAGAAAAATTTGCATATCGGTCTGCACACACTATTAGTGTCATTGCCGATGGGTTTCGTGAGAATTTAGTGAATAAGGGAGTACCTGTTAATAAAATCGTTTGTATTCCTAATTGGGTGAATGTAAATTTCATTTGCCCCTTACCAAAACACAACAACTCTTGGATATCTAGCCATCAACTTGATGGAAAATTTGTAGTACTTTATTCGGGCAATATTGCTCTAACGCAAGGTTTAGAAACAGTAATAGAAGCAGCAATTTGCTTGCGTCATATCAAGGAGATTGTCTTTGTTATCGTTGGCGAATCAATAGCATTGCAAAGGTTGCAGAAATATTGTCTTTTAAATGGAGCAGATAATGTTTTGCTGCTACCGTTGCAACCGCGAGAAAAACTACCCGAAATGCTAGCAGCATCTGATGTTGGGTTGATTGTGCAAAAGCGCAATGTGATTTCGTTCAATATGCCTTCAAAAATACCACTGCTATTGGCAAGTGGTCGCCCGATTGTGGGTTCAGTTCCCGCCACTGGTACTGCTGCAAAAGCAATCAAACTCAGTGGTGGCGGGATAATTGTTGAGCCAGAATCACCCGATGCAATGGCTACTGCGGTGCATGATTTATATGTTAATCCTACTTTAGGGGCGAGGCTAGGTAATGCAGGAAGACAGTTTGCCGAAGAAAACTATTCCTTTGAGCAAGCACTTAATCGGTATGAAGGGCTACTTTCTCATATTGTTGCTAACCGAAAATCAACTATAGGTAACTTGCCGAAATTAAATTCCAAGAAATCAGTTGTGGATGGTTGA
- the glyS gene encoding glycine--tRNA ligase subunit beta produces the protein MPAFLLEVGTEELPASFLSDALVQWQERIPQSLEANSLKGESVQVYGTPRRLAVVIKGLPSQQPDREEEIKGPPAQAAFKDGQPTAAAVGFAKKQGVELDALFLRPTDKGEFVFVQKRISGRPVAEILTELIPQWIWGLEGKRLMRWGNGDARFSRPIRWLVALLDETVLPLELVNGSKTIQSDRISQGHRVLHPEPVTITQATDYITALKSAYVTVDPEERANIIKEQVKAVAEKLGGYTVIYPDLLEEVTNLVEYPSTVVGKFEPEFLELPSEVITEVMVTHQRYFPVFKPDSSEQELLPNFITISNADPNKSDIVAVGNERVIRARLADGRFFYEADLTKPLENFLPQLEKVTFQEELGSVRTKVDRVVKVAEQISTQLELAQNQSPKIQRAALLCKADLVTQMVYEFPELQGIMGEKYALASGEDAEVAKAIYQHYLPTGAGDNFPETLTGQIVALADRLDTLVSIFGLGLIPSGSSDPFALRRAANAVVKITWFYNLPINLDDLLAQISTEFAAKYHKDQASLTAALQEFFLQRIRTLLQEEKIDYDLVNAVLGENDPEYTERALKDLLDVRDRALYLQQIRNDSTLDNIYETVNRSTRLAAQGDLDTKQLEPTTVVRQELFQKPSETALYNALIESVPQTQAAQQTRNYQLLLAALGKIAPTVSNFFDGPDSVLVMDSDPEIKRNRLHLLGLVRNHARVLADFGAIVKNL, from the coding sequence ATGCCTGCGTTTCTATTAGAAGTTGGTACAGAAGAACTACCTGCAAGTTTTCTCAGTGATGCTTTAGTGCAATGGCAGGAACGTATTCCCCAAAGCCTGGAAGCAAACAGCCTTAAAGGCGAAAGTGTCCAGGTGTACGGTACTCCCCGGCGTTTGGCGGTAGTGATTAAAGGCCTACCATCCCAGCAACCAGACCGAGAAGAAGAAATTAAAGGCCCCCCCGCCCAAGCCGCCTTTAAAGATGGTCAGCCGACAGCAGCAGCAGTAGGCTTTGCCAAAAAGCAAGGTGTGGAATTAGATGCGTTGTTCCTTCGCCCCACTGACAAAGGGGAATTTGTGTTTGTGCAAAAAAGAATTTCCGGTCGTCCTGTGGCGGAAATTTTGACAGAACTTATTCCCCAGTGGATTTGGGGTTTGGAAGGTAAGCGGTTGATGCGTTGGGGAAATGGAGATGCGAGGTTTTCCCGACCAATTCGTTGGCTGGTAGCTTTGTTAGACGAGACGGTGCTACCTCTAGAATTAGTGAATGGTTCTAAAACGATTCAGAGTGATCGCATTTCTCAAGGTCATCGGGTCTTACATCCTGAACCTGTGACAATTACCCAAGCTACTGATTATATTACCGCCCTCAAATCTGCTTATGTGACCGTTGACCCAGAAGAACGGGCAAATATTATCAAAGAGCAAGTAAAGGCAGTAGCAGAGAAATTAGGCGGATATACGGTAATTTACCCCGATTTGTTAGAGGAAGTCACCAACCTTGTAGAATATCCTTCTACAGTTGTCGGTAAATTTGAACCAGAATTTTTGGAATTACCAAGTGAGGTAATTACTGAAGTCATGGTTACTCATCAACGTTATTTCCCTGTATTCAAACCAGATAGTTCTGAACAAGAATTATTGCCCAATTTCATTACTATTTCTAACGCTGATCCCAATAAATCAGATATTGTTGCCGTTGGGAATGAAAGAGTAATTCGTGCCAGATTAGCTGATGGCAGGTTTTTCTATGAAGCTGATTTAACTAAGCCGTTAGAAAACTTTTTACCCCAGTTAGAAAAAGTCACTTTCCAAGAAGAATTGGGTTCGGTGCGTACCAAGGTAGATAGAGTAGTCAAAGTTGCCGAGCAAATAAGCACCCAATTAGAATTAGCCCAAAATCAAAGCCCAAAAATCCAACGTGCTGCTTTATTATGTAAAGCAGATTTGGTTACTCAAATGGTGTATGAATTCCCCGAATTGCAAGGCATTATGGGAGAAAAATATGCTTTAGCCAGTGGTGAAGATGCCGAAGTTGCAAAGGCAATTTATCAACATTATTTGCCAACGGGAGCCGGTGATAATTTTCCCGAAACCCTCACAGGTCAAATTGTAGCTTTGGCAGATAGATTAGATACTTTAGTAAGTATCTTTGGTTTAGGTTTAATTCCCTCTGGCTCGTCTGATCCCTTTGCTTTGCGCCGTGCGGCTAATGCTGTAGTTAAAATTACTTGGTTTTATAATTTGCCGATAAATTTAGATGATTTATTAGCGCAAATATCCACAGAGTTTGCAGCGAAATATCATAAAGATCAGGCATCATTAACCGCAGCGTTACAAGAGTTTTTCTTACAACGCATCCGTACCTTACTACAAGAAGAAAAGATTGATTACGACTTGGTAAATGCAGTTTTGGGAGAAAATGATCCAGAATACACAGAACGGGCATTAAAAGATTTGTTGGATGTACGCGATCGCGCCTTATACTTACAACAAATCCGCAACGACAGTACCTTAGATAACATCTACGAAACTGTTAACCGTTCCACACGATTAGCCGCCCAAGGTGATTTGGATACAAAACAGCTAGAACCGACAACCGTAGTCCGTCAAGAACTATTCCAAAAGCCTTCTGAGACAGCTTTGTATAATGCCTTAATCGAATCAGTGCCGCAAACTCAAGCAGCACAGCAGACACGAAATTATCAATTGTTACTAGCAGCACTAGGAAAAATTGCTCCGACAGTTAGTAACTTCTTTGATGGCCCAGATAGCGTATTAGTTATGGACTCCGATCCAGAAATTAAGCGTAATCGATTGCACTTACTTGGATTAGTTCGCAATCATGCCCGTGTTTTAGCTGACTTTGGGGCGATCGTCAAAAATCTGTAG